A stretch of Acidobacteriota bacterium DNA encodes these proteins:
- a CDS encoding protein kinase yields MDHPLPEAIVRRYRVEGQIGSGGMGVVYKATDTRLNRSVAIKAIHDGRFRQGGDPLRTEALAAASIDHPYICKVYELIEEGTEAYLVMEFVEGETLAAILRRGRPPLTQAVQLASEIAEGLAAAHSRGLVHRDVKPSNVIVTTDGHVKLLDFGLAREDAVAKPSDQTRTSPSDRTDQAAGTPQYMSPEQAAGHPVTFRADLFSMGVVMFECLTGQLPFMGLSSYDYVRHLLTDAPRRLDRLAQGAPAGLVDLVERCLEKNPADRPESAAAVLAELRHISGGLTAAGGTFNTVGAEQSKRRWQWIAAAVAVGGLAVAAWQWSGRTPDADPLRRSRPVVMWSSEETASRLSADGKWLSFVSTRDGAPQLFVQPVAGTEARPVTLSAGRILSHAWSPGGDQLAVALGRRDNTVLQVVPAFFGGVASQSLVLNPGPNEVRVLRWIGRRIFLQLTSNSARSLSVADLDAGTVTDLSASWSLAGVVNNLDVHPDGRRVVVALRSGDQEDLWETDLAGASPRRLTNDAFYERMPIWSGTGEAVIFQTNRGGQSDLWERDSSGRLRPLTSSQTEETPEGTSADGSIVSFQQGSDEAKLWLIDPATRVGRQLASDALSDFAPAVSADGQTLVFQRSEPSPSQGYRILDSQLFVAGLGNNGLTAAARPVTAGFAGQLSPDGARLAFMQRGDKPGLTSLSVADLATEETSRVLGTTRLAILQQYPVEWGEQLMAWQPGSDVLYFVDHGTVQTIVKYRSTARKNEGPIFTAAANSFVRDLFVSIDGRQLAFLTRAAGRFGVWVRDLVSGQQREVASLTGSFTSVYGRGWLADRRMVIVRSVEVNQDSTSTMEVLLVGADGATTTAGTISNAILITARLDPTFGTLYLTRAEGGVHNVYGFSIASGRLTQVTDNALPGVSFSGVRRAGRSLIAVRNQRARDIWLIETQPETPAGGRN; encoded by the coding sequence GTGGACCACCCACTGCCCGAGGCGATCGTTCGGCGCTACCGGGTCGAAGGCCAGATTGGCTCCGGGGGCATGGGCGTGGTCTACAAGGCCACCGACACCCGGCTGAACCGATCCGTCGCCATCAAGGCGATTCATGACGGCCGGTTCCGCCAGGGTGGAGACCCCCTTCGCACCGAGGCACTTGCCGCCGCGTCAATCGACCATCCGTATATCTGCAAGGTCTACGAACTGATCGAGGAGGGCACCGAAGCGTACCTCGTGATGGAGTTCGTCGAAGGCGAAACGCTTGCGGCGATCCTGCGGCGCGGCCGGCCGCCTCTCACTCAGGCGGTGCAACTCGCCAGCGAAATCGCCGAAGGTCTGGCCGCCGCGCACAGCCGCGGCCTGGTGCATCGTGACGTAAAGCCCTCCAACGTCATCGTCACCACCGACGGTCACGTGAAGCTGCTCGACTTCGGACTCGCACGCGAAGATGCCGTCGCGAAGCCGTCGGATCAGACGCGCACCTCTCCTTCGGATCGCACCGATCAGGCCGCCGGCACACCGCAATACATGTCGCCCGAGCAGGCCGCCGGACATCCGGTGACGTTCCGCGCGGATCTGTTTTCCATGGGCGTCGTGATGTTCGAGTGCCTTACCGGACAGCTGCCGTTCATGGGGCTGTCGTCCTACGACTATGTCCGGCACCTCCTGACCGATGCACCGCGGCGTCTCGACAGGTTGGCGCAGGGTGCACCCGCTGGCCTGGTCGATCTCGTGGAACGTTGCCTCGAGAAGAACCCGGCCGATCGACCTGAGTCGGCCGCAGCGGTGCTCGCCGAGTTACGGCACATCTCCGGCGGGTTGACCGCCGCCGGCGGCACGTTCAACACGGTGGGCGCTGAGCAATCGAAACGGCGCTGGCAATGGATCGCCGCGGCCGTCGCCGTTGGCGGCCTGGCGGTCGCCGCCTGGCAGTGGAGCGGCCGGACGCCGGACGCCGACCCGCTCCGGCGCTCACGGCCCGTGGTCATGTGGTCGAGCGAAGAAACCGCCAGCCGGTTGTCGGCCGACGGCAAGTGGCTGTCGTTCGTTTCAACGCGCGATGGCGCGCCCCAGTTGTTTGTGCAACCGGTCGCGGGCACAGAGGCCCGCCCCGTGACGTTGTCTGCGGGGCGCATCCTGAGCCACGCCTGGTCACCCGGAGGCGACCAGCTCGCCGTGGCCCTCGGCCGGCGCGACAACACCGTCTTGCAGGTCGTCCCTGCGTTCTTTGGCGGCGTCGCCTCCCAGAGTCTCGTCCTGAATCCTGGCCCGAATGAGGTGCGGGTGCTCCGCTGGATCGGCCGGCGGATCTTCCTGCAACTCACGAGCAACTCCGCCCGGTCGCTGAGTGTGGCGGACCTCGACGCTGGCACCGTGACCGACCTGAGCGCCTCGTGGTCTCTCGCCGGCGTCGTGAACAACCTGGACGTGCATCCAGACGGACGCCGCGTGGTGGTGGCACTGCGATCGGGTGATCAGGAAGACCTGTGGGAAACGGATCTGGCGGGCGCGTCACCGCGGCGGCTGACCAACGATGCGTTCTACGAGCGGATGCCGATCTGGAGCGGCACAGGCGAGGCTGTCATCTTCCAGACAAACCGCGGGGGACAAAGTGACCTCTGGGAACGTGACAGCAGTGGCCGGCTGAGGCCGTTGACATCGAGCCAGACCGAAGAGACGCCGGAAGGCACCTCGGCGGACGGCTCGATTGTGAGTTTCCAGCAGGGCTCCGACGAAGCCAAGTTGTGGCTGATCGACCCTGCCACACGGGTCGGCCGGCAGCTGGCGTCCGACGCGCTGAGTGATTTTGCTCCGGCCGTGTCGGCCGATGGCCAGACACTTGTCTTCCAGCGCAGCGAGCCGAGCCCGTCTCAGGGATACCGCATCCTCGACTCGCAGTTGTTTGTCGCCGGCCTGGGCAACAACGGCCTCACGGCGGCGGCACGACCGGTGACGGCTGGATTCGCCGGTCAGTTGTCGCCGGACGGCGCGCGGCTCGCGTTCATGCAGCGCGGAGACAAACCGGGACTGACATCGCTGTCTGTCGCCGATCTCGCCACCGAAGAAACATCCCGAGTGCTGGGCACCACGCGGCTCGCCATCCTCCAGCAGTACCCGGTGGAGTGGGGCGAACAGCTGATGGCGTGGCAACCCGGCAGCGACGTGCTCTATTTCGTTGATCATGGCACCGTGCAGACCATCGTCAAATATCGTTCGACCGCCAGAAAAAACGAGGGCCCCATCTTCACGGCGGCGGCGAACTCGTTTGTGCGCGACCTGTTCGTCTCCATCGATGGTCGACAGTTGGCGTTTCTCACGCGCGCCGCTGGGCGGTTCGGCGTGTGGGTCCGTGACCTGGTGAGCGGGCAGCAACGTGAAGTCGCGTCGCTGACAGGCTCCTTTACCAGCGTCTACGGCAGGGGGTGGTTGGCGGACCGCCGGATGGTCATCGTGCGATCCGTCGAGGTCAACCAGGACTCGACCTCGACCATGGAGGTGCTGCTCGTAGGGGCCGACGGTGCCACCACCACGGCCGGCACCATTTCGAACGCGATTTTGATTACGGCCAGGCTCGACCCGACATTCGGCACCCTTTACCTCACCCGCGCCGAAGGCGGCGTGCATAATGTCTACGGTTTTTCGATCGCATCCGGTCGCCTGACGCAGGTGACGGATAATGCGTTGCCTGGCGTCAGTTTTTCTGGTGTCAGGCGCGCGGGACGTTCCCTGATTGCCGTCAGGAACCAGCGCGCGCGTGACATCTGGTTGATCGAAACCCAACCGGAGACCCCGGCCGGAGGCCGGAACTAG
- a CDS encoding cytidylate kinase-like family protein — MTAGTTIVAISRQKGSGGAHIGQVVAERRGMRFVDGGLLRDASEYLLVHDPNLEKVKERIGTWWDTMAGALAMGGMSGLGMLPVDTMQEAESARLERRIIEEMAGHHSAVIVGRGAGHVLKGRPGVLRVFVHAPEAWRIDRVAERSGVDQAKARDVVRESDRDRAGFMRALTGTDWTDARQYDLAIDAASTGLEVATDIVLQLVPLAQATPPR, encoded by the coding sequence ATGACGGCAGGTACGACCATTGTGGCCATTTCGAGGCAAAAGGGGAGCGGTGGCGCCCACATCGGACAGGTCGTCGCAGAGCGGCGGGGCATGCGCTTTGTGGACGGCGGCCTCCTGCGCGACGCCTCGGAATACCTGCTGGTGCACGACCCGAATCTCGAGAAGGTCAAGGAACGGATCGGCACGTGGTGGGACACGATGGCCGGGGCGCTCGCCATGGGCGGCATGAGCGGCCTGGGCATGTTGCCGGTGGACACGATGCAGGAAGCCGAGTCGGCCCGCCTCGAGCGCCGCATTATCGAGGAAATGGCTGGACACCACTCAGCCGTGATCGTCGGTCGAGGTGCCGGCCATGTGCTCAAGGGGCGTCCAGGTGTGCTCCGGGTGTTTGTGCACGCACCAGAGGCGTGGCGCATCGATCGCGTGGCCGAGCGCAGCGGCGTGGATCAGGCCAAGGCGCGCGACGTCGTGCGCGAGTCGGATCGCGATCGCGCCGGCTTCATGCGTGCGCTGACCGGCACCGATTGGACGGACGCACGCCAATACGATCTGGCGATTGATGCGGCCTCAACCGGTCTCGAAGTGGCCACGGACATTGTGCTGCAGTTGGTGCCGCTGGCCCAGGCCACGCCGCCGCGCTAG
- a CDS encoding ABC transporter ATP-binding protein gives MTVTTRHFVCESVGHTFAGDRGRVEALRDVSFEVEQHEFICVVGPSGCGKSTLLRIIAGLEPPTTGRLTFDVPTRGPASRGCLVVQEHGTFPWLTAAENVAFGLAIEGTPREERHTRAAAFLERVGLSAFAGHYPYELSVGMRQRLGLGRAMVTDASLLLMDEPFAALDAQSRRHMQSELLGIWAADRRTVVFVTHDIDEAVVLADRVLVMSGRPGHVLADIRVPLSRPRDRHRDYADARDLVAQIWDLLGD, from the coding sequence GTGACGGTCACCACGCGGCACTTTGTCTGCGAAAGCGTCGGTCATACGTTTGCCGGCGACCGCGGGCGTGTCGAGGCCCTGCGCGACGTGTCTTTTGAAGTGGAACAGCATGAATTCATCTGCGTGGTCGGACCCAGCGGCTGCGGCAAGTCGACCTTGCTGCGAATCATCGCCGGGCTTGAGCCGCCGACGACTGGCCGCCTGACGTTTGACGTGCCCACCCGGGGGCCGGCGTCCCGCGGATGCCTGGTCGTGCAGGAGCATGGGACATTCCCGTGGCTCACCGCTGCGGAGAACGTGGCCTTTGGCTTGGCGATTGAGGGCACGCCTCGCGAGGAACGGCACACGCGCGCTGCGGCGTTTCTCGAGCGCGTCGGCCTGTCGGCCTTCGCAGGTCACTATCCGTACGAGCTGTCGGTGGGGATGCGGCAGCGTCTCGGACTCGGCCGCGCCATGGTCACGGATGCGTCGTTGTTACTCATGGACGAGCCGTTCGCCGCGCTCGACGCGCAATCACGGCGGCACATGCAGAGCGAATTGCTTGGCATCTGGGCCGCAGACCGCCGCACCGTGGTGTTTGTCACGCACGACATCGATGAGGCGGTGGTGCTGGCCGACCGCGTCCTCGTGATGTCGGGCCGCCCCGGACACGTGCTGGCCGATATCCGGGTGCCGCTGTCCCGCCCTCGCGACAGGCACCGCGACTATGCCGACGCGCGAGACCTTGTCGCGCAGATCTGGGACCTTCTTGGCGACTAA
- a CDS encoding TonB-dependent receptor — MPLALSRLAGIALFLSGLCPGLVAAQTTGTLAGTVAAEGGITLPGAFVTVIGTTPALRRETTTDEQGSFLVADLPAARYSITALATGFTITKAIEVTLVAGQTRRVVIDMRVTGVTETVTVSADRGRASTAPSMLALTPAEVSTVAGAAENVFKVLHTLPGITAVNDFDSRLSVRGGGPDQNLTVMDGVEIHNPYRLFGLTSAFNPETVEAFELTAGAFPARYGDRLSSILTIDNRAGNSARRAMGSVTLALTDANIIAEGRLPGTSQGSWLLSGRRTYYDVVAERFVDADLPSFSDLQAKAVWRVAGGGQLSVFGLKSRESTDAEFGEPERESAVIRTKARNDLVAVSWQRAFGSRVSSRTVASWYLNRDDIDFDGRFETGARRTNAPVSNNSESLSNIIFTRQLSVRDTALRQDTTIRVGRSHLLDAGVEAHVLATQWGWRIDGERNPGVANGSSIQGGAGLPALLDSSRDSWRFGAWLSDVWMVTPWLRVEPGVRLDKTSVTGVASLSPRASLLADLTARTRLRVAGGAFTQSPGYEKLLQSDYFVNLTSENDARVGTERARHAVVGLEHTLAPGVVARVEGYYKQFRDLVIGRLETPEEVDARTSVYDFPSSLVGEVPREAQILSAPVNGGRGKAAGIEVYLARQSVSPAGRALTGWISYTRSRAEKTMYGITMPADYDRPHAFSMVANLRLNTTIEVATTVRVQSGFPYSPPVGVRVAAVQDLADADRDGNRSELIPQVSRRLLVWTFDHGGASNLNSARLPRFSRVDVRVTFRPGWKNRRWQFYLDVINLLNANNASGFDAQLSYDPAADRPQVTYERRNSLPLLPSLGIRYKF, encoded by the coding sequence ATGCCGCTAGCCCTGTCGCGTCTGGCGGGCATCGCCCTGTTCCTGAGTGGGTTGTGCCCTGGGCTCGTGGCGGCACAGACAACAGGCACGCTCGCGGGAACGGTGGCGGCCGAAGGGGGCATTACGCTTCCGGGCGCGTTTGTCACCGTGATTGGAACGACGCCCGCACTGAGGCGCGAAACCACCACCGACGAGCAGGGCAGCTTCCTCGTCGCAGATCTGCCAGCGGCCCGCTACTCGATCACGGCGCTCGCAACGGGATTCACAATCACCAAGGCCATTGAGGTCACCCTTGTCGCGGGGCAGACCCGCCGGGTTGTCATCGACATGCGCGTAACCGGTGTCACCGAAACGGTGACGGTCAGCGCGGATCGTGGGCGTGCGTCAACGGCGCCGTCCATGCTGGCGCTGACGCCGGCTGAGGTGTCCACCGTGGCGGGCGCTGCCGAGAACGTCTTCAAAGTGCTGCACACGCTACCGGGCATCACGGCCGTCAATGACTTCGACAGCCGGCTCTCGGTGCGCGGCGGCGGACCAGACCAGAACCTGACGGTGATGGATGGCGTGGAGATCCACAACCCGTACCGTTTGTTTGGGCTCACGAGTGCATTCAACCCCGAAACGGTTGAGGCGTTTGAACTCACTGCGGGCGCGTTTCCCGCGAGATACGGCGACCGCTTGTCGTCCATCCTGACTATCGACAATCGCGCCGGGAATTCGGCGCGTCGCGCAATGGGCAGCGTCACCCTGGCCCTGACCGATGCCAACATCATTGCCGAAGGGCGCCTGCCGGGCACGTCACAGGGATCGTGGCTCTTGAGTGGCCGCAGGACGTACTACGACGTTGTCGCAGAGCGATTTGTCGACGCCGACTTGCCGTCGTTTTCGGACTTGCAGGCCAAAGCGGTCTGGCGCGTGGCGGGCGGAGGGCAACTCTCGGTGTTTGGCTTGAAGAGTCGTGAGAGCACCGACGCGGAGTTTGGAGAGCCCGAGCGTGAGTCTGCGGTGATTCGCACCAAGGCCCGCAATGATCTGGTGGCGGTCTCGTGGCAGCGGGCGTTTGGTTCTCGCGTGTCCAGCCGCACTGTGGCGTCGTGGTACCTCAACCGCGATGACATCGACTTCGACGGCCGGTTCGAAACAGGCGCGCGGCGGACGAATGCGCCGGTCAGCAATAACTCGGAGTCGTTGTCCAATATCATTTTCACCCGCCAGCTTTCCGTGCGGGACACGGCCCTTCGGCAGGACACCACCATCAGGGTCGGGCGGTCACACTTGCTGGATGCCGGCGTTGAGGCGCATGTGCTGGCCACGCAGTGGGGATGGCGCATTGACGGCGAGCGAAATCCCGGCGTGGCAAACGGCTCAAGCATCCAGGGTGGGGCCGGGCTGCCGGCGTTGTTGGACTCGTCGCGTGACTCATGGCGCTTTGGCGCGTGGCTGTCCGATGTCTGGATGGTGACGCCATGGCTTCGTGTGGAGCCTGGCGTTCGCCTCGACAAGACCAGCGTGACCGGTGTCGCATCACTCTCGCCGCGCGCGTCGCTGCTGGCTGACCTGACCGCCCGCACGCGCCTGCGCGTGGCCGGTGGCGCGTTCACCCAGAGCCCCGGCTACGAAAAACTGCTGCAGTCCGACTACTTCGTCAATCTCACCAGTGAAAACGATGCAAGGGTCGGGACCGAACGGGCGAGGCACGCGGTGGTTGGTCTGGAACACACGTTGGCGCCAGGTGTAGTGGCGCGGGTTGAGGGCTACTACAAGCAGTTCCGCGATCTGGTCATTGGCAGGCTCGAAACCCCGGAAGAGGTTGACGCGCGCACGTCGGTCTACGACTTTCCGTCGAGCCTGGTCGGGGAAGTGCCGCGTGAGGCGCAGATTCTGAGCGCGCCCGTGAACGGCGGGCGAGGGAAGGCGGCCGGTATTGAGGTGTACCTCGCGCGGCAGTCCGTGTCTCCCGCCGGCCGGGCGTTGACCGGGTGGATCTCATACACCCGCAGCCGCGCAGAGAAGACGATGTACGGCATCACGATGCCGGCCGACTACGACCGGCCACATGCGTTCAGCATGGTGGCGAATCTGCGCCTCAACACGACCATCGAAGTCGCGACGACCGTACGCGTGCAGTCCGGGTTCCCGTATTCGCCGCCGGTGGGCGTGCGGGTGGCGGCGGTGCAGGATTTGGCGGATGCCGATCGCGACGGTAACCGCAGCGAGTTGATACCCCAGGTCTCCAGACGTCTCCTGGTGTGGACGTTTGACCATGGTGGCGCGTCGAACCTCAATTCAGCCCGGCTGCCGAGGTTCTCGCGTGTGGATGTCCGTGTCACGTTCCGGCCAGGGTGGAAGAATCGCCGCTGGCAGTTCTACCTGGACGTGATCAATCTGCTCAATGCCAACAACGCGTCGGGCTTCGACGCGCAGTTATCGTATGACCCTGCCGCTGATCGGCCGCAGGTGACGTACGAGCGGCGCAACAGCCTGCCGCTGCTGCCGTCGCTCGGGATTCGCTACAAGTTTTAG
- a CDS encoding ABC transporter substrate-binding protein — translation MRRLHRLVVALVLATGVAAGCGRGQNEGLRRLRVSFSEHISFAPLMIAQAEGFFRDEGLDVEFVATMRPEEALVALITGDVDVRPGALHAGFLSAIAQGAPIRIAAGLGVLAREGCTYFGIALRPGLDPAGTPVIRRVRASQDGVTRYVVSKMLETRGVVLNTVETVRLPEPVMVSALESGAIDAGAASEPVLSRMAEVGSLWLSGQHAVPDFQWGVIMFGERLLVRERETAHAFIRAYQRGVVQYRLGKTDRNVAIIAEGTGETVDRTRAACWIEFTADSRIDWTSVEGFQAWANAQKFMDRSVTRDQAVDSGFVK, via the coding sequence ATGAGACGCCTCCATCGGCTGGTCGTCGCGCTGGTGCTCGCCACGGGTGTTGCGGCAGGCTGCGGGCGCGGCCAGAACGAGGGACTGCGGCGGCTTCGCGTGTCCTTCAGCGAACACATCAGTTTCGCGCCGCTGATGATCGCGCAGGCGGAAGGGTTCTTTCGCGACGAAGGTCTCGACGTGGAATTTGTGGCGACCATGCGCCCGGAAGAAGCGCTGGTGGCGTTGATCACCGGGGACGTCGATGTGCGCCCCGGTGCCCTGCATGCCGGATTCCTGTCGGCCATCGCGCAGGGCGCTCCCATTCGCATTGCGGCCGGCCTGGGTGTGCTGGCCCGCGAGGGCTGCACGTATTTCGGCATCGCGTTGCGGCCGGGTCTGGACCCGGCAGGCACGCCCGTCATTCGCCGGGTGCGCGCGAGCCAGGACGGCGTGACGCGGTACGTCGTGAGCAAGATGCTTGAGACCCGTGGCGTGGTGCTGAACACGGTGGAAACCGTTCGCCTGCCCGAGCCGGTGATGGTGTCGGCGCTTGAGTCTGGCGCGATCGATGCCGGGGCGGCGTCCGAGCCCGTGCTATCACGGATGGCGGAAGTGGGAAGCCTGTGGCTTTCGGGCCAGCATGCCGTGCCCGACTTTCAGTGGGGCGTGATCATGTTCGGCGAGCGCCTGCTGGTGCGCGAACGCGAGACGGCACACGCCTTCATTCGGGCGTACCAGCGGGGCGTGGTGCAGTACCGGCTCGGGAAGACTGACCGCAACGTGGCGATCATCGCCGAAGGTACCGGCGAGACCGTGGATCGCACGCGGGCCGCATGCTGGATTGAGTTCACTGCGGACTCGCGCATTGACTGGACCAGCGTCGAAGGGTTCCAGGCCTGGGCCAACGCACAAAAATTCATGGACCGGAGCGTGACCCGCGATCAGGCGGTTGACTCCGGGTTTGTGAAGTGA
- a CDS encoding ABC transporter permease — protein MRFLLVWAVLLVAWEVLVRSGVWTGLFTPAPSAIGAALAAMIAEGTLPTHVGYTFVRILTGLLVGATAGVTLGLAMGVSARLRRLVDPLVAAVHPIPRLAFFPLLIVVLGVGETSKLAAVSIGAFFPMLLNTVAGVHSMNPVHLELARNFGATRWQMFQRVLVPGSLPLMLTGLRLSSNVAFHGTIGVEMVGSQTGIGSLLWLSWQTFRIDHMYAILVVIATIGIGLAVCIRWVTVRAAPWLAERPADG, from the coding sequence ATGCGTTTCCTGCTTGTCTGGGCAGTGCTGCTGGTTGCCTGGGAAGTGCTGGTGCGCTCCGGCGTGTGGACGGGCCTTTTCACTCCGGCGCCCTCGGCGATCGGCGCCGCGCTGGCGGCCATGATTGCCGAGGGCACGTTGCCGACGCATGTCGGCTACACGTTTGTCCGCATTCTCACCGGGCTGTTGGTGGGCGCCACTGCGGGAGTCACCCTGGGGTTGGCCATGGGGGTGTCAGCGCGACTACGCCGGCTTGTGGATCCCCTGGTAGCCGCCGTGCATCCCATCCCGCGCCTGGCCTTTTTCCCGTTGCTCATCGTGGTGCTCGGCGTTGGCGAGACATCCAAGCTGGCGGCCGTCTCGATTGGCGCCTTCTTCCCGATGCTGCTCAACACGGTGGCCGGCGTTCACAGCATGAATCCCGTGCATCTCGAGCTCGCGCGGAACTTCGGCGCCACCAGATGGCAGATGTTTCAGCGCGTGCTGGTGCCAGGCAGCTTGCCGCTGATGCTCACCGGGTTGCGGCTGTCGTCCAATGTGGCGTTCCACGGCACTATTGGCGTTGAAATGGTCGGTTCGCAGACCGGTATCGGGTCGTTGCTGTGGCTCTCGTGGCAGACGTTCCGCATCGACCACATGTACGCCATTCTGGTTGTGATCGCGACCATCGGCATCGGGCTGGCCGTGTGCATCCGCTGGGTCACCGTGCGTGCCGCCCCGTGGCTGGCCGAGCGGCCGGCCGACGGTTGA